GTGTCAGGTGGATGATGTTTAAAAAAAGAATTAATGCAGATGAAGCAAGAGGATTTTTTTTAAATGCTTTCCAACCTCTTTCGTATACCGAAATTTTGCCCATCGAAGATTGCGACAGCAGGATTATTGCTGAGGATATAATTGCAGCCGTTAACGTGCCCAATTACCGCCGCGCAGCCATGGACGGTTTTGCGGTCAGTGCCTCGGATACAATGGGCGCAGGCACCGGTTCGCCACTGATTCTGAAACTGGGGAAACGCATTGAAAAAGGTGCTTGCGTGCAGGTACATACAGGCTCGCCCATGCCTGAGGGTGCGGATGCGGTTGTGATGATTGAAGACACGGTTTTGCACGGCGGGAAAGTGGAGGTATTTACCCAGATCCATCCTTTCAAGAACATGGGGGATATAGGGGAGGATATCCAGAAAGGTGAGATTGTTCTGAAGGAAGGTCACAGGCTTCGTCCGTGCGACATTGCAGTTCTCGCCTCGCTTGGTATTAAAAATATAGCGGTTTTCAGGAAGCCTCTCGTGGCAGTAATCCCCACGGGCGAGGAACTTGTTCCGAGGGGAATGGAAACAAAAGAAGGCGAGGTCTATGAAACCAATGGATTGATGGCTTCGCTTTATGTAATGAAGTGGGGAGGCAATGCAAAACTTTTGGATATTGTGACCGACGACCCGGAAAAGATAAAAGAGGCTGTTATGAATGCTCTCTATGCAGATATGATTCTCATCAGC
The sequence above is drawn from the Candidatus Methanoperedens sp. genome and encodes:
- a CDS encoding molybdopterin molybdotransferase MoeA, with the protein product MMFKKRINADEARGFFLNAFQPLSYTEILPIEDCDSRIIAEDIIAAVNVPNYRRAAMDGFAVSASDTMGAGTGSPLILKLGKRIEKGACVQVHTGSPMPEGADAVVMIEDTVLHGGKVEVFTQIHPFKNMGDIGEDIQKGEIVLKEGHRLRPCDIAVLASLGIKNIAVFRKPLVAVIPTGEELVPRGMETKEGEVYETNGLMASLYVMKWGGNAKLLDIVTDDPEKIKEAVMNALYADMILISGGTSVGKRDYVPEVIGSSGNLLVHGVGISPGKPTALGMIKGKPVVCMPGYPVAGMVALYFFARAALRKLGHIPDEQDRTVRAVLSEKIPGRIGYKTFARVKLSNGKADPLATSGAGILSSVSKADGFVIIPPNVEGYGKGEEVEVVLIE